From Bactrocera oleae isolate idBacOlea1 chromosome 4, idBacOlea1, whole genome shotgun sequence:
TGGTAATGTGCATCGACCTTACAGAGGTGGTAGAGAATTCTTACCAAATAGAGGACATTATAAGCCACATGCAAACATACGATCATATCCATATGAGCATAACAAACCAATGACAAATCGTGCTACTTATACTGCGCGTGGAAATTATCGTAATACATCTATTCCATCCCCAACCAATCGTCCGCAATTGGCACCTTCATCGTCTCAgaagtatatttaataatatagttTGAATGTGTAATTACTTTATGTATATTCTTATTCCAGAGGTTACGGCTATTCGAAATATGTAGACACTTCAAAACCCTATACTCAACGAGAAAGAAAGTATGAAGCACGAAGCGATACCAAAGAACCAAAGCTTGAGACTGAAAGAGACAGACTTTTGAAAAGTTGGAGATCAAATTACTGTGAAACATCCGAAGATATTGCCGAAAAATTGGCAGAATTGGTTGGGCAAGATGAAGACTCTCGAGCCGTATGGATACGTTCATCGCCAGCAGATCCCTTTTATCGACGTTCAGATGTACCAAATGAAGTTGTCTCCACGAGCAGATTAGAAGCGCTGTGcaatttatttgaagaaaaattactACAACGTTCAGATCGTGTACGCAAAACATTACCACCATATGAACCGCCAGCACGCAAGTCACGTCGCCGCTTGTGTAAACATAAATCTGAAGCTTGCTCATCCTCGTCGGAAGATTCCTCAGATGATGAGTTGAAAATTGAACAAGATTGTTGTATGGAGGAACTTTCACGAAAAGTGCAGCATCCATATCGGATACATGCCGACTTGTGGCATAATGATTCGGGTGAAATGAATGACGGTCCGCTCTGTCGTTGTTCTGCTAAATCGCGTCGTATTGGCATACGACACGGCATATATCCCGGCGAAACAGGTTATAAGAAATGTTTGCCGAATTCAAATAATGCGTCGCAACTTTACCACTATCGTATAACCATTTCGCCTCCCACTAATTTTCTCACTAAAACGCCAACGATAATAAAGCATGACGAGCATGAGTTTATCTTTGAAGGATTTTCTATGTTGACACATGCACCGCTAGCAGACTTGCCAACATGTAAAGTTATACGCTTCAACATTGAATATACCATCTTGTATGTTGCCGAGAAAATGCCAGAGAATTTCACCATAAGAGAATTAGAGTTATTTAGTaagtaaatagaaaaataatattttaataaaatttaattaattaccaTCTTTCAGATCAGTACCTATTTCACGAACTACTCGAGCTGGTGGATTTTTCGTTATACCCTGACGGCATGTCTAGTTCTGAAACATGTCCAGCTTTTCATTTCTTACCACGTTTCGTGCGAGATCTACCCGACAATGGTAAAGAAGTATTGGCCATAAGTGAAGTGCTCCGTTATTTACTGGACAGTGCTGCTCCACTTGTCGATCGCGAGCAGTTGCGCTGCCTAAACGATATCAGTCAACATGATTGGCAGGATTATGTTGATTTCATAAAAGGAATGCTTGTGACAAAGCCGGGTTACAAACCATGCTCTGTACGTGTGGATCAGCTGGATCGCAATGTTTCTGATTTACCAGAGTGTTTTGAAGCCGAAGAGAACGTAACACATCCGGCCATCGTCCATTTTGGTATACGTCCACCGCAGCTCAGTTATGCCGGTAATCCGGAGTATCAGAAAGCATGGCGTGAATATGTGAAATATCGCCATCTAATGGCCAACATGTCGAAGCCATCGTTTGCCGACAAGCGCAAGTTGGAAGATAAAGAAGCACGCTTGCAGGAGATGCGCACACAAGGGCGTATGAAGCGCAACATAACAGTGGCGGTCAGTTCGAAGGGCTATTACCGAACCGGTGTTATGTGTGATATTGTGCAGCATGCGATGCTTATACCGGTGCTTACTGGTCACTTGCGTTTTCATCGTTCACTGGACCTTTTAGAGAAAAGTATTGGTTACAGTTTCAAAAATCGGTGAGTTTTCTTACGAaatcttttgttattattttttatttaaaataaaaaatttcttttagatATTTATTGCAATTAGCGTTGACGCATCCTTCgtataaagaaaattatggCACGAACCCCGATCATGCGCGCAACTCCCTTACTAATTGTGGCATTCGACAGCCCGAGTATGGCGATCGTAAAATACATTACTTAAATACACGAAAGCGTGGCATAAATACCCTTATAAACATAATGTCGCGCTTTGGCAAGGAATACGAGACCATGTCGAATATAACACATAATGAACGTTTGGAGTTCTTGGGCGATGCCGTAGTTGAGTTTTTAAGTTCAATACACTTGTTTTTCATGTTTCCTGATTTGGAAGAAGGTGGTCTGGCCACTTATCGTGCGGCCATCGTACAGAATCAGCATTTAGCTTTACTTGCCAAGAAGTTGCACTTGGAGGAGTACATGCTGTATGCGCATGGATCGGACTTATGTCACGAATTGGAATTACGTCATGCAATGGCTAACTGCTTTGAGGCTTTAATGGGCGCGCTGCTACTCGATGGTGGCATATCAATAGCCGATGAAGTCTTTATGAATGCGCTTTATATGGAAAACGAGCAACTCAAAGAGATTTGGAAGAATTATCCAGAGCATCCGCTGCAAGAACAAGAACCGTTAGGTGATCGCGGTTGTATTTCCTCGTACCCGGTGCTGCAAGAATTAACCAAATTCGAAGAGTCCATCGGTATACAGTTTAAACACATACGTCTGCTTGCACGCGCTTTCACCGATCGTTCCATTGGTTTTACTCACCTCACATTGGGTTCCAATCAGCGTTTGGAATTCCTAGGTGATACGGTGTTGCAATTAATTTGCTCCGAATATCTTTATCGTCATTTTCCCGAGCATCATGAAGGTCATTTGTCGCTGTTGCGTTCATCGCTTGTAAATAATCGCACACAGGCGGTGGTTTGTGATGATCTCGGCATGACCAAGTACGCGGTCTACTCGAATCCAAAGGTGGAGCTAAAGACCAAAGATCGTGCTGATTTATTGGAAGCATTCTTGGGTGCATTATATGTGGATAAAGGTTTGCTGTATTGTGAACAATTCTGTCATGTGTGTCTATTTCCacgtttgcaaatatttataatgaatcAAGATTGGAACGATCCCAAATCGAAGTTGCAACAATGTTGTTTGACTTTGCGCACAATGGAGGGTGGCGAACCCGATATACCCATTTACAAAGTGATCGAATCTATTGGACCCACCAATACAAGAGTGTATACGGTAGCTGTTTATTTCCGTTCGAAACGCTTGGCAACCGCCACCGGCTCATCGATTCAGCAAGCTGAAATGAATGCAGCCAAACAAGCTTTGGAGAATTCACGTGATTTATTCCCGCAACTGGATCATCAGAAACGTGTTATAgccaaaagtattaaaaagcaaaaaggtGGCGAGCTCAAACCGGAATTCGAAGAGCCTTCAACTGAGCAAGCGAAACCGAAAAGTACCAATTCCATGGAGGATGAGTCCCATCTTCCCAAGCAATATCGTGTACGTGAAGACATTTCCAGCGATGAACTGCCAGACGATGATAGTGATGTGGAGGATCGACAGTCAACATCAAAAAGCATTAAAGGTTCGTTAAATCTGccattcaaaattatatatataaattgcaaatttgcaAGGATGATTTTTTACCACTCTTTTTTCACGTTGTTTActcatattaattaaaaattttctgattTTCAGATCATTCAAGTCACAGCAGTGATTGCAGCACCAGTTCACACGATGAGCAGTTGGAaacaaaacagaaacaaaaaaagcGAAGCAGAAAACGTGCTAAAAAAACATCGCAAAACAGGACGAATTCAAATTCTCCCAAAAGAGCAAATTTCGAAGTGAACGATATGAAAAGcgccaataaaaaaaattgtgaagatGTGTCGAGTGATGATTgctttgaagaaaatttaaccGCCACAGCGCCCAGTACGAGCGAAAATACGAAATCATCTTTAAACACAATGCCACATGATCTTCAAGATTTGGTGGAAGATGTGTCGTCGAATTCGGATATTGAGTCGGGGGAGCTGAGTAGTTAAATTGTGGCACACTAaagcatatgcaaatatatatatattatatatatatatatatatatgcggcACAAGGAATGTTCGTCGATAGTAAATGGAACGTTATAGAAAATTCTCTAGAGTTTTAAATTCAAGTGCCAGTTGGCAGCGATGTCAAATATACgagtgttttaataacaataaaaagatTCTCTTCAAATGCTTGAAATGTTGAGTTGGCACAAGACACCATATAATCTCGGTAATCGACTTTTAGTTAAGCTTAAAATTAGTATTATATAATCATGAAGTTATATATAACTGAAATATGTGAAAAACAAGGTCCagtaaataccaaaaaaaaataatacgttTGCTGTAGTGTTTTTAACATAACCTAACTATCGATCTATAACCACCGAgtgaaaagtaatattttcaaataaattcaagCCTGCCTAACACACACATTATCCGGAATTTATACAatcaacatttaattttttatttttaaaccggTTTAACGTTTTGTTttcgatatttaaattttatttttcgaatatatacataaaaaatgtatgcaaagtaTGGCAGATTTATTTTTGACGACTCACCGGTTTACAGAATAtttcgttttgaaaaaaaaaacattacttaTGAATGTGATGTATACACTCTCAACAATGAATTTAAACTCATGCCTCTGTATGAATCCATTGCATAATTTGTGACTACGAGTAATTACtaatacaaacttttttttttctaattgagCGTATTTTTCTCATTGTCAATCgcacaaaaaacaattttgttttaatatttctaattgATCTTATGTTgatctttaataaaaatgtgattACTTATGAGTTTGGAGTTAGAATTTACGTAATTGCTACGAGAGTATGATATGCTGCAATGGATTCAGTAACGTGGCTTTATTTGAACGGAACACACGTGCTTACATATTATTccaaataattatatttcgtTTATATTACCTATATAAAGCAAAAAGACTTGatattctctttaattgtatgtaCATGGGATTTTCACTTAAACAGTGAGAGTCGCCGAGAGGATAAACGACCACCGTTGCTGAGAGCGCTTTGTACGTCCTTCATTTCCGGCAATTTGCCGATATCACCACGGGCAGCCATTGATGGCACGGTGGCGAGTAAGCGTCGAGCTACACGCTGTATATCACCCTGACTGATTTTTTCTACAAGCAGAGtatgaaaaatatgttaattttgtatattcatTTGAATTATTTGCATGCGTTTTAATTACCGATTTCATGTATAAAGTGTTCAGGTCGCTTGCGATGACCTGTTGCCAGAACTTGTCTACCCACGTCTTCAAATACAACCGGCCTTGATTCCAGGTTCATTAATAGCATCGATTGCAATTGAATTTTGGAACGACTCAATTCATCCCTACCCGGCTCACTTGCCATGTTGACGAGTTCACGTGTAATAACCTCAACCATATCGCGTACGTTACTGGGTGGAGCGCTAGCATGTATGCAGAATAGACCAGTATCTGCATAGGCGTGATTATAAGCTGTAGCGCTATACATCCAATGATAGCGATTAAGAACGTTCGTGTATAAACGGGAGTACATGCCCTTGCCGGGACCGCCAGCGGAAAATGAACCGCCACCGCCCatcattatatttaaaacacatAATGCGACAAAATCGGGATCCTGATGAGAGCAACCCTCCAGTCCGATAACAACGTGTGCGAGCTCTGGTAGTCCAGTAGCGGCGTAaatcggtatttcacattcttcctacaataaatttattacttatcATCATTATACACATAGTAAATAGATATACGCATGTACGTACTTTTTTCAAGCCACCGGTGTATTGTGCAACTGAGCCATCGACTTCTGTTGCACCGGTACCTTTGATAACTTGAGTTTCCCAAATCGCTTTTTCGTCAACAAAATACTTCTCAACGTTTCGAACTAGCTCGTCGTGGTTGacctatttgttatttttttttttatacaatcaacttttttctatttcacAAGTGCTAATTATTTAACATACCCCTACACCGGCTATTACCATACGCTGAGGTGTATGATGATACTTCAAGTAGTTCATTAAGACATTCCTATCTATTAGAGAAAGATTTTCTGATGGACACAATTTTGGCAGTCCCAAAGTGTTATCACGATATGCCGCTGCATGTATCATATCCATTAATATGGGTTCCTGCTCCGGGCGCATGCCGAGCGTCTCAAGTTCAAATTGTACCGCTTTGCGCGCAGCGCTCACTTCTGCGGCATGGAGAGTTGGCCGCAATGTCACATCGGCAAGTAAGCGTGTAACCGATTCAATTGCTCGACTATCGATGCTTGCCGCATAAATGAGAGTGTCACGTGAACTTTGACAGTCACAAATACCACCGTTTTTCTCTAATTCCTTTAGTATAGCATCTTTGTTTGGAAATTTCTCAGTTGACTGTAAAATTAACGATAATAAACTGACTGAATGAATTGAATACCtaaacattacaaaaattgACTACTTACATTAAAGGCCAACTTCTCAAGAAAGTGTGAAACACCACTTGGGTAGGTGACTTCATAACGTGGACCCGAATCGATCACGAGTCC
This genomic window contains:
- the drosha gene encoding ribonuclease 3, with protein sequence MNFQHFSMVPPPPPDMDQSNPAPPLPVGIPPGPPPPPPPETSSTEPHQSGYPTIVNNANYSNDTLPSSMPQVSGANSFHSYSSNFYQHPYTDKSTPYYSHFQPTNTYTDVYSNEGVYNVPPPRKTPYTPYESTYNEYNYHNQNYDGNVHRPYRGGREFLPNRGHYKPHANIRSYPYEHNKPMTNRATYTARGNYRNTSIPSPTNRPQLAPSSSQKGYGYSKYVDTSKPYTQRERKYEARSDTKEPKLETERDRLLKSWRSNYCETSEDIAEKLAELVGQDEDSRAVWIRSSPADPFYRRSDVPNEVVSTSRLEALCNLFEEKLLQRSDRVRKTLPPYEPPARKSRRRLCKHKSEACSSSSEDSSDDELKIEQDCCMEELSRKVQHPYRIHADLWHNDSGEMNDGPLCRCSAKSRRIGIRHGIYPGETGYKKCLPNSNNASQLYHYRITISPPTNFLTKTPTIIKHDEHEFIFEGFSMLTHAPLADLPTCKVIRFNIEYTILYVAEKMPENFTIRELELFNQYLFHELLELVDFSLYPDGMSSSETCPAFHFLPRFVRDLPDNGKEVLAISEVLRYLLDSAAPLVDREQLRCLNDISQHDWQDYVDFIKGMLVTKPGYKPCSVRVDQLDRNVSDLPECFEAEENVTHPAIVHFGIRPPQLSYAGNPEYQKAWREYVKYRHLMANMSKPSFADKRKLEDKEARLQEMRTQGRMKRNITVAVSSKGYYRTGVMCDIVQHAMLIPVLTGHLRFHRSLDLLEKSIGYSFKNRYLLQLALTHPSYKENYGTNPDHARNSLTNCGIRQPEYGDRKIHYLNTRKRGINTLINIMSRFGKEYETMSNITHNERLEFLGDAVVEFLSSIHLFFMFPDLEEGGLATYRAAIVQNQHLALLAKKLHLEEYMLYAHGSDLCHELELRHAMANCFEALMGALLLDGGISIADEVFMNALYMENEQLKEIWKNYPEHPLQEQEPLGDRGCISSYPVLQELTKFEESIGIQFKHIRLLARAFTDRSIGFTHLTLGSNQRLEFLGDTVLQLICSEYLYRHFPEHHEGHLSLLRSSLVNNRTQAVVCDDLGMTKYAVYSNPKVELKTKDRADLLEAFLGALYVDKGLLYCEQFCHVCLFPRLQIFIMNQDWNDPKSKLQQCCLTLRTMEGGEPDIPIYKVIESIGPTNTRVYTVAVYFRSKRLATATGSSIQQAEMNAAKQALENSRDLFPQLDHQKRVIAKSIKKQKGGELKPEFEEPSTEQAKPKSTNSMEDESHLPKQYRVREDISSDELPDDDSDVEDRQSTSKSIKDHSSHSSDCSTSSHDEQLETKQKQKKRSRKRAKKTSQNRTNSNSPKRANFEVNDMKSANKKNCEDVSSDDCFEENLTATAPSTSENTKSSLNTMPHDLQDLVEDVSSNSDIESGELSS
- the LOC106621383 gene encoding mitochondrial-processing peptidase subunit alpha, giving the protein MNVRLLSRLQQRWSVLRRYATKPSSLSGEEARIGTGIGNITGRARDDASSLTVNQPSTKIVTNLPPLTDPIPNLPEVEYARPLAESSLTQVTILPNGLRVASEPRFGQFCTVGLVIDSGPRYEVTYPSGVSHFLEKLAFNSTEKFPNKDAILKELEKNGGICDCQSSRDTLIYAASIDSRAIESVTRLLADVTLRPTLHAAEVSAARKAVQFELETLGMRPEQEPILMDMIHAAAYRDNTLGLPKLCPSENLSLIDRNVLMNYLKYHHTPQRMVIAGVGVNHDELVRNVEKYFVDEKAIWETQVIKGTGATEVDGSVAQYTGGLKKEECEIPIYAATGLPELAHVVIGLEGCSHQDPDFVALCVLNIMMGGGGSFSAGGPGKGMYSRLYTNVLNRYHWMYSATAYNHAYADTGLFCIHASAPPSNVRDMVEVITRELVNMASEPGRDELSRSKIQLQSMLLMNLESRPVVFEDVGRQVLATGHRKRPEHFIHEIEKISQGDIQRVARRLLATVPSMAARGDIGKLPEMKDVQSALSNGGRLSSRRLSLFK